Proteins from one Amycolatopsis benzoatilytica AK 16/65 genomic window:
- a CDS encoding non-ribosomal peptide synthetase, whose product MQNVPAGERRPLSAGQRGIWYAQQLNPDNVFVMSEYLVIHGPIDVALFEEALRRTVAEAETVQVRFVEDDDGVWQYPVPEPHLHYFDHGGREDPVGDAEAWMQADLYRPFDLSAAPLSVDALFRIEDDQYLYYQRNHHLIADGVSGRIFTDRLAEIYSGLVEGTCYREKFFASLDEYLADEQSYRASAMFERDREYWSRRLADRPAPVGLSAATAPASARPVRSTAYLSPELLDRLRDVARDNASTWSVGLTAAVAVYLHLVSGARVVPVGFPVMARKGKLLKETPVMASNILALVVDVDPGVTFAEVLRRATREARQTLKHQRYRQEDILRELNLVGGAGQLADVVVNIMPFDYNVTFGGHPVTAHNLSNGVIDDIEITAYDRLDGGPVRIDFDGNEALYAEDEIAGHLDGLLRLLERLVAEPDAPLSRFDLISDEERERVLVEWNDTERPLEFTDVVARVREFARTTPDAIAVVDDSGETTYAELVARASAVSRRLREAGAGPDTLVALPTDPGVGFITAVLGVFGVGAAYVPIDVAAPLARSVSLIEECGARFAVCSPALAEFSARLPGVQVLELDGAQDAELCELAGAPDNLAYALYTSGSTGKPKGALVHRRGMANHLQAKVDDCGLTAADTVVQNAPLTFDISIWQMLSALVVGGRTRVVTRELAADPRELFSRVAAERVTILEVVPSLLRAALDAWQASEQPILPDLRWLLVTGEALPAEVGKRWLAQYPQIPLMNAYGPTECSDDVTHAVLDSADALDVVPIGKALRNTRLYVLDDRLRPVPVGVPGELYVGGMGVGRGYLHDPARTAAVFPADPFTPHAGARMYRTGDYVRALPDGTLVFLERRDHQVKVRGHRIELGEIEAVLAKHPAAGPLAVVVREDRPGDKRLVAYVVPAESEADTETLRAHAAAALPEYMVPVAFVVLPELPLTPNGKLDRHALPEPEYARSGRAPRGYHEELLAGLFADVLGLPSVGVDDGFFDLGGHSLLATRLISRVRTTLDVELSVREVFEAPTVAELAKRLDGAGQGRARITVRERPEVLPPSPAQRRLWFLHQLDEASGVYNIPLPLRLEGKLDEAALRAALGDLVARHETLRTVFPSVGGEPVQQVIPAAIAIARLDGLFTAEAVAEADLADRLTEAAACAFSPAGELPLRIRLFERSETEHVLLIVLHHIAGDGWSLAPLLRDLEASYRARLGGSAPELAALPVQYADYTLWQQEVLGSEEDADSVLAQQVRYWRERLAGLPEALELPTDRPRPAAASYRGGRVPWELDAETYAGLVALSRECRASLFMVLQAAVSVLLSRLGAGTDIPLGTVVAGRTDEALDDLVGFFVNTLVLRTDTAGEPSFRELLDRVRRDDLAAYAHQDVPFERLVEELNPRRSLAQHPLFQVLLVLQNAPEPELELPGLRLGLAELRTTVSKFDLWFDLRETYAEGTGLSGDIEYAADLFDPATVVALGSRLSALLREIVRRPNAPIGSLELLSADERAQLVVEWNDTAREFPDTTLAELLEAVAVPHSGRIAVRCGDESLTYAELHERANRLARVLVDRGVGPENLVAVALPRTVGTVVALLAVLKAGGAYLPVDPGYPAERISFLLSDAAPVCVLTAGGMELPLRAGNTLVLDDAEVQAEIARQSSAALSNADRRAPVSPDNLAYVIYTSGSTGRPKGVAIGQRGVVDLLCWAREYFSAEQLASVLLSTSLNFDVSVFELFAPLAAGGSVEVVENLTALVDRGWSGGLVSGVPSVFAQVLSAGVDLSARSVVLAGEGLSARVFNQVRRTVPGAEIANIYGPTEATVYCLEWRSTGDEELTRAALTGRPLANHQAYVLDAGLRPVPTGVAGELYIAGAGLARGYLGRPGLTGERFVANPFSEDGERMYRTGDLVRWTAGGDLEYLGRADDQVKVRGFRIELGEIESVLIRQPGVEQAAVVVRLDRLGDKQLVAYVVGSSEGLRDQVAARLPGYLVPAVFVELPEFPLNANGKLDRRALPDPEFATAGESREPGTRSEAVLCEVFAEVLELDKVGVDDDFFLLGGHSLLATKLISRVRAALDVELPIRAVFETPTPAGLARSADASGSARIALAARDRPAELPLSFAQRRLWFLNRLDEDGGRYNIPLVLRLSGTLDVEALQEALADVVVRHEALRTVFPEVDGRPRQRILDPERARAALRFRVEQSDEADLTARIRESATAGFDLSVELPITATVFEMDSANRVLSLVLHHIAGDGWSLAPLLRDLATAYRARHDGAVPEFRPLPVQYADYTLWQREVLGSEEDSDSPLAGQVQFWRDQLAGLPDVLDLPTDRPRPAVASHRAGTLGWQLPPELHARLAELAREHRASLFMVLQAAVSALLSRLGAGTDIPLGTAIAGRTDAAVEDLVGFFVNTLVLRTNTAGDPAFGELLDRVCRNDLAGFANQDLPFDRLVELLEPDRSLARHPLFQVMLVLQNTPEPDLDLPGVTPSLLDPGVAPAKFDLSFELTETFAADGSPNGIEGTVDYAADLFDESTVELLLTRCTRLLTQVSADPSLRLSGIELLTAEEREQELTGWNGAQLSEEQPLLPALFEAQAQRTPDRTALVYREAEFSYATLNERANRLAHYLLALGVGPEQPVAVALPRTPETVVAILAVLKAGAVHVPIDPELPAERLAFLLGDVGPVVALTAGAELPGVSTVDLAARSTVDALAACPATDPTDAERGSLTPDHAAYVIYTSGSTGQPKGVVVPHRGLANLAADHRLRWPGSDPMRVALTAVFSFDTAWEGLLLLADGHELHLIDADTRLDPEALTAYLVERRIDFLNVTPSFLHALRAAGLFDGPVPRRIVVGGEAMDEALWRELSELPGVVAENFYGPTESTVDAFTAVVVGDRPAIGRPLPNLSAYVLDSFLRPAPAGAVGELYLAGPQLARGYLGRSALTAERFVANPYGAPGSRLYRTGDLVRRRAGGALEFRGRADDQVKIRGFRIELGEIETALAAVPSVAGAVALARETGNGPRRLVGYVRPEPGAELDPAEVRAALRSRLPDYAVPAAIVVVPEFPLTRNGKLDHRALPEPDFAAGETAPRDRREELLAEVFANVLGLEKVGVEDSFFDLGGDSIVSIQLVSRARSAGLVFTPRDVFEHKTVAGLAEVAVEPDETQLVAADDGVGELPLTPVMRALVESGGPFDGFNQSRLLAVPAGLGEDHLVAAVQALLDQHDALRMRLAEGRLIVPEPGAVQAREVVRTVPASANRQAEADAARGRLSPADGRLFEVVWFDAGPEPGQLLIVAHHLAVDGVSWRIIVPDLAAAWQAAAAGRTPELAPVWTSFRAWSNALAEAARARIDELPFWAATLDGPDPVLGARPLDPVRDTLEHVAVTGLQLPSDLTEALLGAVPAAFHAGVDDVLLTALAMAVGRWRERRGLGRDSSVLIDVESHGRTELRPGMDLSRTVGWFTSISPVRLDPGRATGPAEALKRVKEQLRRVPDKGLGYGLLRHLDPVAGDKLAGLGAPQIAFNYLGRFATGAAGEWTSVSETEEATAAGDPGLPLAHVIEINAVTEDTPDGPRLAASLAWPAELLAETGVRELARDWEKALRELAGLAAAPETGGFTPSDLSLVSLSQADIDLLENDEDE is encoded by the coding sequence ATGCAGAACGTCCCCGCCGGCGAGCGCCGGCCGCTTTCGGCCGGGCAGCGCGGAATCTGGTACGCCCAGCAGCTGAACCCGGACAACGTCTTCGTGATGTCCGAGTACTTGGTGATCCACGGACCGATCGACGTCGCGCTGTTCGAGGAGGCGCTGCGCCGGACCGTCGCCGAGGCGGAGACGGTGCAGGTCCGGTTCGTCGAGGACGACGACGGGGTGTGGCAGTACCCGGTTCCGGAGCCGCATCTGCACTACTTCGACCACGGCGGCCGGGAGGATCCGGTCGGGGACGCCGAAGCGTGGATGCAGGCCGACCTGTACCGGCCGTTCGACCTGTCCGCCGCGCCGCTGTCGGTCGACGCGCTCTTTCGCATCGAGGACGACCAGTACCTGTACTACCAGCGCAACCACCACTTGATCGCGGACGGGGTGAGCGGCCGGATCTTCACCGACCGGCTCGCCGAGATCTATTCCGGGCTGGTCGAGGGCACCTGCTACCGCGAGAAGTTCTTCGCTTCGCTGGACGAGTACCTCGCCGACGAGCAGTCCTACCGGGCCTCGGCGATGTTCGAACGGGACCGGGAGTACTGGTCTCGGCGGCTGGCCGACCGGCCTGCCCCGGTCGGCCTGTCCGCGGCCACCGCGCCGGCGAGCGCGCGGCCGGTCCGCAGCACCGCGTACCTTTCGCCGGAGCTGCTGGACCGGCTGCGCGACGTGGCGCGGGACAACGCCAGCACCTGGTCGGTCGGGCTGACCGCGGCGGTGGCGGTGTACCTGCACCTGGTCAGCGGGGCGCGGGTGGTGCCGGTCGGGTTCCCGGTGATGGCGCGCAAGGGCAAGCTGCTCAAGGAAACCCCGGTGATGGCGAGCAACATCCTGGCACTGGTGGTGGACGTCGACCCGGGAGTCACGTTCGCCGAGGTGCTGCGCCGGGCGACCCGCGAGGCGCGGCAGACGCTCAAGCACCAGCGCTACCGGCAGGAGGACATCCTGCGGGAGCTGAACCTCGTCGGCGGCGCGGGGCAGCTCGCCGACGTGGTCGTCAACATCATGCCGTTCGACTACAACGTCACCTTCGGCGGACATCCGGTCACCGCGCACAACCTGTCCAACGGCGTGATCGACGACATCGAGATCACCGCATACGACCGGCTCGACGGCGGCCCGGTGCGGATCGACTTCGACGGCAACGAGGCGCTGTACGCCGAGGACGAGATCGCCGGGCACCTCGACGGACTTTTGCGGCTGCTGGAGCGGCTGGTCGCCGAGCCGGACGCGCCGCTGTCCCGGTTCGACCTGATCTCCGACGAGGAACGCGAACGCGTGCTTGTCGAGTGGAACGACACCGAGCGGCCGCTCGAATTCACCGACGTCGTGGCGCGGGTGCGCGAATTCGCCCGGACGACGCCGGACGCGATCGCCGTGGTGGACGACAGCGGCGAGACCACGTACGCGGAGCTGGTCGCCCGGGCCAGCGCCGTCTCGCGGCGGCTGCGGGAGGCGGGGGCCGGGCCGGACACGCTGGTCGCGCTCCCGACTGATCCGGGCGTTGGGTTCATCACCGCGGTGCTGGGCGTTTTCGGGGTGGGCGCGGCGTATGTGCCGATCGACGTGGCCGCACCGCTCGCGCGGTCGGTGTCACTGATCGAGGAGTGCGGTGCGCGGTTCGCCGTGTGCTCGCCCGCGCTGGCGGAGTTCTCGGCGCGACTGCCTGGTGTGCAGGTGCTGGAGCTGGACGGCGCGCAGGACGCGGAGCTGTGCGAGCTGGCGGGTGCGCCCGACAATCTCGCCTACGCGCTGTACACATCTGGCTCGACCGGAAAACCCAAGGGTGCGTTGGTGCACCGGCGCGGAATGGCGAACCACCTGCAGGCCAAAGTGGACGATTGCGGGCTGACCGCGGCGGACACGGTGGTGCAGAACGCGCCGCTCACGTTCGACATCTCGATCTGGCAGATGCTGTCCGCGCTGGTCGTCGGCGGCCGGACGCGGGTGGTCACTCGTGAGCTGGCGGCGGATCCGCGTGAGCTGTTCAGCCGGGTCGCGGCGGAGCGGGTCACGATCCTGGAGGTCGTGCCTTCGCTGCTGCGGGCCGCGCTCGACGCGTGGCAGGCCAGCGAGCAGCCGATTCTTCCCGATCTGCGGTGGCTGCTGGTCACCGGCGAAGCGTTGCCGGCCGAGGTCGGCAAGCGGTGGCTCGCCCAGTACCCGCAGATCCCGCTGATGAACGCCTACGGCCCCACCGAATGCTCCGACGACGTGACGCACGCTGTGCTCGATTCGGCGGACGCGCTGGACGTCGTCCCGATCGGCAAGGCGCTGCGCAACACCCGGCTGTACGTGCTGGACGACCGGCTGCGCCCAGTGCCGGTCGGGGTGCCGGGCGAGCTGTACGTCGGCGGGATGGGCGTCGGACGCGGGTACCTGCACGACCCGGCTCGCACCGCCGCGGTGTTCCCGGCGGACCCGTTCACGCCGCACGCCGGTGCCCGGATGTACCGCACCGGCGACTACGTGCGCGCGCTGCCGGACGGCACGCTCGTCTTCCTGGAGCGTCGCGACCACCAGGTGAAGGTCCGCGGCCACCGGATCGAACTCGGCGAGATCGAGGCAGTGCTGGCCAAGCACCCGGCCGCCGGTCCGCTGGCCGTCGTGGTGCGCGAAGACCGGCCGGGCGACAAGCGACTGGTCGCCTATGTGGTGCCCGCCGAGTCCGAAGCGGACACCGAGACGCTGCGTGCGCACGCGGCGGCCGCGCTGCCGGAGTACATGGTGCCGGTCGCGTTCGTCGTGCTGCCCGAGCTGCCGCTGACCCCGAACGGGAAACTGGACCGGCACGCGCTGCCAGAGCCCGAGTACGCCCGGTCCGGCCGCGCGCCGCGCGGGTACCACGAGGAACTGCTGGCCGGTCTGTTCGCGGACGTGCTCGGTCTGCCATCGGTGGGCGTGGACGACGGGTTCTTCGACCTCGGCGGGCATTCGCTGCTGGCGACTCGGCTGATCAGCCGGGTCCGGACCACGCTGGACGTCGAGCTTTCGGTTCGCGAGGTGTTCGAGGCGCCGACGGTGGCCGAGCTGGCGAAGCGGCTCGACGGGGCAGGTCAAGGACGCGCCCGGATCACTGTCCGGGAGCGGCCGGAGGTGCTGCCGCCGTCACCGGCCCAACGCCGGCTGTGGTTCCTGCACCAGCTGGACGAGGCTAGCGGCGTCTACAACATCCCGCTTCCGTTGCGGCTGGAGGGAAAGCTCGACGAGGCTGCGCTGCGCGCGGCTCTCGGCGACCTGGTGGCCCGGCATGAAACGCTGCGCACAGTGTTCCCGTCGGTCGGCGGCGAACCGGTGCAGCAGGTGATCCCGGCCGCCATCGCGATCGCCCGGCTGGACGGGCTGTTCACCGCGGAAGCGGTGGCTGAAGCCGATCTGGCGGATCGGCTGACCGAGGCCGCGGCATGCGCGTTCTCTCCCGCTGGCGAGTTGCCGCTGCGGATCCGGCTGTTCGAGCGGAGCGAAACCGAGCATGTCCTGCTGATCGTGCTGCACCACATCGCCGGAGACGGCTGGTCGCTGGCACCGCTGCTGCGGGATCTCGAAGCCTCGTACCGGGCCCGGCTCGGCGGGTCCGCGCCGGAACTCGCCGCGTTGCCCGTGCAGTACGCGGATTACACGCTGTGGCAACAAGAGGTACTGGGGTCCGAAGAGGACGCGGACAGCGTGCTGGCGCAGCAGGTGCGCTACTGGCGCGAGCGGCTCGCCGGACTGCCGGAAGCGCTGGAACTGCCCACCGACCGGCCGCGTCCGGCAGCGGCGTCCTATCGCGGCGGCCGGGTGCCGTGGGAGCTGGACGCGGAAACCTATGCCGGGCTCGTCGCGTTGAGCCGGGAATGCCGGGCGAGCCTGTTCATGGTGCTGCAGGCGGCGGTGTCGGTGCTGCTGAGCCGCCTCGGCGCGGGCACCGACATTCCGCTCGGCACAGTGGTGGCCGGCCGGACCGACGAGGCGCTGGACGACCTGGTCGGGTTCTTCGTGAACACGCTGGTGCTGCGCACCGACACCGCGGGCGAGCCGTCGTTCCGCGAGCTGCTGGACCGGGTCCGGCGCGACGATCTGGCCGCCTACGCCCACCAGGACGTGCCGTTCGAGCGGCTGGTGGAAGAGCTGAACCCGCGCCGGTCGCTGGCGCAGCACCCGTTGTTCCAGGTGCTCCTGGTGCTGCAGAACGCGCCGGAGCCGGAGTTGGAGCTGCCCGGGCTGCGGCTCGGCCTGGCCGAGCTGCGGACCACCGTGTCCAAGTTCGACCTGTGGTTCGACCTGCGCGAGACCTACGCCGAGGGGACCGGTCTGTCCGGCGACATCGAGTACGCGGCGGACCTGTTCGACCCGGCCACGGTGGTCGCGCTCGGCTCCCGGCTTTCCGCTCTGCTGAGGGAGATCGTGCGTCGTCCGAACGCGCCGATCGGCTCGCTGGAGCTGCTGTCGGCGGACGAACGCGCGCAGCTGGTGGTGGAGTGGAACGACACCGCCCGCGAGTTCCCGGACACCACGCTGGCTGAGTTGCTGGAAGCCGTCGCGGTGCCGCATTCCGGCCGGATCGCGGTGCGCTGCGGCGACGAATCACTGACGTATGCGGAGCTGCACGAGCGAGCCAACCGGCTGGCGCGGGTCCTGGTGGACCGAGGGGTCGGACCGGAGAACCTGGTCGCGGTCGCGTTGCCGCGCACGGTCGGCACGGTGGTGGCCTTGCTCGCGGTGCTGAAGGCCGGCGGCGCGTATCTGCCGGTGGACCCTGGGTACCCGGCAGAGCGGATTTCGTTCCTGCTGAGCGATGCCGCACCGGTGTGCGTCCTGACCGCTGGCGGCATGGAACTCCCGCTGCGGGCGGGGAATACGTTGGTGCTGGACGACGCGGAGGTGCAGGCTGAGATCGCGCGGCAGTCTTCCGCCGCACTGTCCAATGCGGACCGTCGGGCACCGGTGTCGCCGGACAACCTGGCGTACGTCATCTACACCTCCGGCTCGACCGGACGTCCGAAGGGCGTGGCGATCGGCCAGCGCGGAGTGGTGGATCTGCTCTGCTGGGCGCGCGAGTACTTCAGCGCCGAACAGCTGGCTTCGGTACTGCTGTCGACGTCGCTGAACTTCGACGTCTCAGTGTTCGAGTTGTTCGCTCCGCTCGCGGCGGGCGGTTCGGTAGAGGTAGTGGAGAACCTGACCGCGCTGGTCGATCGCGGCTGGTCCGGCGGGTTGGTGTCCGGCGTGCCCTCGGTGTTCGCGCAGGTGCTGAGCGCCGGTGTCGACTTGTCGGCGAGGAGCGTCGTGCTGGCCGGCGAGGGATTGTCGGCGCGGGTGTTCAACCAGGTCCGGCGGACGGTGCCGGGCGCGGAGATCGCGAACATCTACGGGCCGACCGAGGCCACGGTGTACTGCCTGGAGTGGCGCTCGACCGGCGACGAGGAGCTGACCCGGGCGGCGCTGACCGGACGGCCGCTGGCGAACCACCAGGCGTACGTGCTGGACGCCGGGTTGCGTCCGGTGCCGACCGGGGTGGCAGGCGAGCTGTACATCGCCGGGGCCGGGCTGGCGCGCGGGTACCTGGGGCGGCCGGGGCTGACCGGTGAGCGGTTCGTCGCGAACCCGTTCTCCGAGGACGGCGAGCGGATGTACCGCACCGGCGACCTGGTGCGCTGGACCGCGGGCGGCGACCTGGAGTACCTGGGCCGGGCGGACGACCAGGTCAAGGTGCGCGGGTTCCGGATCGAGCTGGGCGAGATCGAGTCCGTGCTGATCCGGCAGCCCGGCGTGGAGCAGGCCGCGGTCGTCGTCCGGCTGGACCGGCTGGGCGACAAGCAGCTCGTCGCGTACGTCGTCGGTTCGTCGGAAGGCCTGCGCGATCAGGTCGCGGCCCGGCTGCCGGGCTATCTGGTGCCCGCGGTGTTCGTCGAGCTTCCGGAGTTCCCGTTGAACGCCAACGGGAAGCTGGATCGGCGCGCGCTGCCGGACCCGGAGTTCGCGACGGCTGGCGAGAGCCGCGAGCCGGGTACCCGCAGCGAAGCCGTGCTCTGCGAGGTCTTCGCCGAGGTGCTGGAGCTGGACAAGGTCGGCGTCGACGACGACTTCTTCCTGCTGGGCGGGCACTCGCTGCTGGCGACGAAGCTGATCAGCCGGGTGCGCGCGGCACTGGATGTCGAGCTGCCGATTCGGGCGGTGTTCGAGACGCCGACGCCGGCTGGCCTGGCTCGTTCGGCGGACGCTTCGGGCTCCGCGCGGATCGCGCTCGCCGCTCGCGACCGGCCTGCCGAACTTCCGTTGTCCTTCGCGCAGCGCCGGTTGTGGTTCCTGAACCGCCTGGACGAAGACGGCGGCAGGTACAACATCCCGCTCGTGCTCCGGCTTTCCGGCACGCTGGATGTCGAAGCGCTGCAGGAAGCGCTCGCCGACGTCGTGGTGCGGCACGAAGCTTTGCGCACCGTCTTCCCCGAGGTAGACGGACGGCCTCGGCAGCGGATTCTCGACCCGGAGCGAGCGCGGGCCGCGCTGCGGTTCCGAGTCGAGCAGAGTGACGAGGCGGACCTGACCGCACGGATCAGGGAATCGGCGACAGCCGGATTCGACCTGTCCGTCGAGCTGCCGATCACCGCCACAGTATTCGAAATGGACTCGGCGAACCGAGTGCTTTCGCTGGTCCTGCACCACATTGCCGGTGACGGTTGGTCGCTCGCCCCGCTGCTGCGGGACCTGGCCACGGCGTACCGGGCGCGCCATGACGGTGCGGTTCCGGAGTTCCGGCCGCTGCCGGTGCAGTACGCGGATTACACGTTGTGGCAGCGGGAAGTTCTTGGCTCCGAAGAGGACAGCGACAGCCCGCTGGCCGGTCAGGTGCAGTTCTGGCGCGACCAGCTGGCCGGCCTGCCGGACGTGCTGGACCTGCCGACCGACCGGCCGCGTCCCGCGGTCGCGAGCCACCGGGCGGGGACGCTCGGCTGGCAGCTTCCACCGGAGCTGCACGCCCGCCTCGCCGAGCTGGCCCGCGAACACCGCGCGAGCCTGTTCATGGTGCTGCAGGCGGCGGTTTCCGCGCTGCTGTCGCGCCTCGGCGCCGGTACCGACATTCCGCTCGGCACCGCGATCGCCGGACGCACCGATGCCGCGGTCGAAGACCTGGTCGGGTTTTTCGTGAACACGCTGGTCCTGCGCACCAATACGGCAGGCGACCCGGCCTTCGGCGAGCTGCTGGACCGGGTGTGCCGGAACGACCTGGCCGGGTTCGCGAACCAGGACCTGCCGTTCGACCGGCTGGTGGAGCTGCTGGAACCGGACCGTTCGCTGGCCCGGCACCCGCTGTTCCAGGTCATGCTCGTGCTGCAGAACACCCCGGAGCCGGATCTCGACCTGCCCGGCGTCACGCCGTCGCTGCTCGATCCGGGCGTCGCGCCGGCGAAGTTCGATCTGTCCTTCGAACTCACCGAGACCTTCGCCGCCGACGGTTCGCCGAACGGAATCGAGGGCACCGTCGACTACGCCGCCGACCTGTTCGACGAGTCCACCGTGGAGCTGCTGCTCACCCGGTGCACGCGGCTGCTGACGCAGGTCTCGGCGGATCCCTCGCTCCGGCTGTCCGGAATCGAGCTGTTGACGGCCGAGGAACGCGAGCAGGAGCTGACCGGCTGGAACGGCGCTCAGCTCAGCGAGGAACAGCCGCTGCTGCCCGCACTGTTCGAGGCGCAGGCGCAGCGGACCCCGGACCGGACCGCACTGGTCTACCGCGAGGCCGAGTTCTCCTATGCCACGCTGAACGAGCGGGCCAACCGCCTTGCCCACTACCTGCTCGCGCTGGGCGTCGGCCCGGAACAGCCAGTCGCGGTCGCACTCCCGCGCACGCCGGAGACCGTCGTGGCGATCCTGGCGGTGCTCAAGGCCGGGGCCGTACACGTCCCGATCGACCCGGAGCTGCCCGCCGAACGGCTGGCTTTCCTGCTCGGCGATGTCGGCCCGGTGGTGGCGCTCACCGCGGGTGCCGAGCTGCCCGGAGTCAGCACGGTCGACCTGGCCGCACGGTCCACTGTGGACGCGCTGGCGGCGTGCCCGGCGACCGATCCCACCGATGCCGAACGCGGCTCGCTGACCCCGGACCACGCGGCGTACGTGATCTACACGTCCGGTTCGACCGGCCAGCCGAAGGGAGTCGTGGTCCCGCACCGCGGCCTGGCCAACCTGGCCGCCGACCACCGGCTGCGCTGGCCGGGCAGCGACCCGATGCGGGTCGCGCTCACCGCGGTGTTCTCGTTCGACACCGCATGGGAAGGCTTGCTGCTGCTCGCGGACGGCCACGAACTGCATCTGATCGACGCGGACACCCGGCTCGACCCGGAAGCGCTCACCGCTTACCTCGTCGAGCGGCGGATCGACTTCCTCAACGTCACCCCGTCCTTCCTGCACGCGCTGCGCGCGGCCGGGTTGTTCGACGGTCCGGTCCCGCGCCGGATCGTCGTCGGCGGCGAAGCGATGGACGAGGCGCTGTGGCGGGAGCTGTCCGAGCTGCCGGGTGTGGTCGCGGAGAACTTCTATGGACCCACTGAGTCCACTGTGGACGCGTTCACCGCGGTAGTGGTCGGCGACCGCCCGGCGATCGGCCGCCCGCTGCCGAACCTCTCCGCGTATGTGCTGGACAGCTTCCTCCGCCCAGCCCCGGCCGGCGCGGTGGGCGAGCTGTACCTGGCCGGTCCGCAGCTGGCGCGCGGATACCTCGGCCGGTCCGCGCTCACCGCGGAGCGGTTCGTCGCGAATCCCTACGGCGCACCGGGTTCCCGGCTCTATCGCACCGGGGACCTGGTCCGCCGCCGCGCCGGCGGTGCGCTGGAGTTCCGCGGTCGCGCCGACGACCAGGTCAAGATCCGCGGATTCCGGATCGAACTCGGCGAGATCGAGACGGCGCTGGCGGCGGTGCCGTCGGTCGCCGGAGCGGTCGCGCTGGCCCGCGAGACCGGCAACGGCCCGCGCCGGCTGGTCGGCTACGTCCGCCCCGAACCGGGTGCGGAACTCGACCCGGCCGAGGTGCGCGCGGCGTTGCGCAGCCGGCTGCCCGATTACGCGGTGCCGGCGGCGATCGTGGTCGTGCCGGAGTTCCCGTTGACCCGCAACGGCAAGCTCGATCACCGGGCGCTGCCGGAGCCGGACTTCGCGGCCGGCGAGACGGCCCCGCGCGACCGGCGCGAGGAGCTGCTGGCCGAGGTGTTCGCGAACGTGCTCGGCCTGGAGAAGGTCGGCGTCGAGGACAGCTTCTTCGACCTCGGCGGCGACAGCATCGTGTCGATCCAGCTGGTGAGCCGGGCCCGCAGCGCCGGGCTGGTGTTCACGCCGCGCGACGTTTTCGAGCACAAGACCGTCGCGGGGCTGGCCGAGGTCGCCGTCGAGCCAGACGAAACGCAGCTGGTCGCGGCGGACGACGGTGTCGGCGAACTTCCGCTGACCCCGGTGATGCGCGCGCTCGTGGAAAGCGGCGGGCCGTTCGACGGGTTCAACCAGTCGCGTCTGCTCGCGGTGCCCGCCGGGCTCGGCGAAGACCACCTGGTCGCTGCCGTGCAAGCGCTGCTGGACCAGCACGACGCGCTCCGGATGCGGCTGGCCGAGGGCCGGCTGATCGTCCCCGAGCCGGGTGCTGTCCAGGCGCGGGAGGTGGTCCGGACCGTCCCGGCCAGCGCGAACCGGCAGGCCGAAGCCGACGCCGCGCGCGGCAGGCTGTCCCCGGCGGACGGCCGGCTGTTCGAGGTGGTCTGGTTCGACGCGGGCCCCGAACCCGGACAGCTGCTGATCGTCGCGCACCACCTGGCGGTCGACGGAGTGTCCTGGCGGATCATCGTGCCGGACCTCGCCGCCGCCTGGCAGGCCGCCGCCGCGGGCCGGACCCCGGAGCTGGCCCCGGTGTGGACGTCGTTCCGGGCCTGGTCGAACGCGCTGGCCGAGGCCGCCCGCGCGCGGATCGACGAACTGCCGTTCTGGGCCGCGACCCTCGACGGTCCGGACCCGGTGCTCGGTGCCCGGCCGCTCGACCCGGTCCGCGACACCTTGGAGCACGTCGCGGTCACCGGCCTCCAGCTGCCGTCCGACCTCACCGAAGCGCTGCTCGGCGCGGTGCCCGCGGCCTTCCACGCCGGTGTCGACGACGTGCTGCTCACCGCGCTCGCGATGGCGGTCGGCCGGTGGCGGGAGCGGCGCGGCCTCGGGCGCGACAGCTCGGTGCTGATCGACGTGGAAAGCCACGGCCGGACCGAACTCCGTCCTGGCATGGATCTTTCCCGCACGGTCGGCTGGTTCACCAGCATTTCCCCGGTGCGGTTAGACCCGGGCCGGGCGACCGGTCCGGCCGAGGCGCTCAAGCGGGTCAAGGAACAGCTGCGCCGGGTACCGGACAAGGGACTCGGCTACGGCCTGCTCCGTCACCTCGACCCGGTCGCCGGCGACAAGCTGGCCGGGCTGGGCGCCCCGCAGATCGCGTTCAACTACCTGGGCCGGTTCGCCACCGGCGCCGCGGGCGAGTGGACGTCGGTCTCGGAGACCGAGGAAGCGACCGCGGCCGGCGATCCCGGTCTGCCGCTCGCGCACGTCATCGAGATCAACGCGGTCACCGAGGACACGCCGGACGGACCGCGGCTGGCCGCTTCGCTGGCCTGGCCCGCGGAACTGCTCGCCGAGACAGGCGTTCGCGAGCTGGCGCGGGACTGGGAGAAGGCGCTGCGCGAACTGGCCGGGCTGGCCGCCGCCCCGGAAACAGGCGGGTTCACCCCGTCCGACCTGTCCCTGGTCTCGCTCAGCCAGGCGGACATCGATCTGCTCGAGAACGACGAGGACGAGTGA